The Raphanus sativus cultivar WK10039 chromosome 6, ASM80110v3, whole genome shotgun sequence sequence aattatatctgagttttataagggtttataaatgattttttaataagttataaGATACTTTATAAAgagttataagttatataatctctTCATGAAACTAGTATATCTGAGATATATGAGACAACTATTATTTATCAGCATTTTCATCTATGAAtttatataatagtttataaattagtatatctgagctttataaaggtttataaggggttataagttatataaactCTTCATAAAACTAGTATACTCTTTCACAACTAACAGATACATAAAAACAGATAAATAAAAACCTGTTCATGAGTAAGGTTGTCGGGTGTTTGCTCGTCATAATAGTCGTCGTCGTCAGGGGAGCAATAGAAAGGTCTTCTTTTTGATGATTCTTCTATGTTCATTATCGATCCTGATCTATTCCAAATCAGAGACCAAGTTAATACTAACTTCTTGgcatgtatttaaaatttacatacaAAAGCCAAAAGTCAAAGTTCcataaaaaaacagagaattgagtgaaaaacagagaaaataataaCCTTTAAGCTTCGTCGCTGGAGGTTCCAGTCTTGAAGACGATGACAACAGATTCTCCAAAGGAATCGAATCATCAGGAACTGTACGATCCTCCTCTGAATCAACGGTAGTAGAGTTTTCCGGGGGAGAGACGAATCGAACTGCGTGGCTCTCCACCAATTCGTCTCCGTATCCCGAATTGATGCGGTGGCGTTGTCGCCGTCGGAGTAGAAGTACGAGTGGCAAGCACGGCGAGATTCGCGAGTCCTCCCGAGTCGGTGGATTTCGACTGTAGCGATGGAGAAGAAACTAAGGAAAGGGCAGTATTGTCTTTTGTGCATTAATGAACAAGGTATTTGTGAAAATGTCTCTAAAGTGGTGGTAAAAGTGAAAAGTGGTACCTAACAAAGTGTAATTGTGAAATTTCCcccagaatgtttctgttttaataagatagatttatcAAATAGTATATTGTTGTATTGGAAACGTGTAAAGTCGGTATCTCTAGATCACTGAACAAAGAAAGAAGACTGATATAGCCTATGTAACCAAAATGTTCCATATATTTGATAATTGCTTAAAATAACATGTCACAGGTTGATATGATATCAAAACTTGTAGTCaccattaattaaaattttgagatttcAGGTTTAGTCTAGCATGACATAAAAGTCATTCCAAACTTTTTTGGCGACCtgacacatatataatattcttgAAGTTCTTAgtacggattttgaaaaaactaGATTGTGTCCGTttcacatatttattttattttaaggtaAACCGTAAtatattttcagttttcttgttttttttttgtagtctATTAACtggaaaacattttttttggtaaaatgttaaaattttataccaagcttttaatttttttacagaCATTACTGAGATTAACTAGTAACTGGAAGACGTTGATACAAAATTCAGCATTCATCTAACTAATAGTAACAGACCAACAAGTAGAACAGAAAAACCCAACTCTTGTTTTTTTAGAAACATTTTCagcttatatttttttgagaaaattttcATCTTATCTTTATTCAAAAGTGGAAACTGcaactcttgttttttttttttgagaaaagggcTAGTAAATTCTTGTTTTACTAGATAAGTCTGCAATAGTCGAAATAACTCAGCCATGCAGATTTATTTCTTGTTTTGTATGCTAGCCTTCAAAACCAATCAACGAACCTAATTTGTAGTTccataaaagaaaactaatttttttcttcaaaaaaaaaactaatttgtagttcaatattaaaaacaaatccTTATCAACATTATTACGCTAATAAGGTCCTCTCGCCTGTTAcatcaaataaaagaaaatatctatTAGTGCATAACACCAAAACATCTTTTTCAATATTCTACACCAGAAAAACAGAGGACCATAAgtgaatacatttttttttctgagatctaatatatattactattacAGTATTACTCAGAACAATATAAAAATGCAAGATATAAAGTTGATAAAAGAAGACAATAGAGGATGCTGCATCATGTcactaaaatcaaaatataatgcATACCATAGTGGTCCTGTGAAAGTGTCAGTAGAAGTTGCATGTGGTTTAGGGCACATCAACAATTGTGTATGTCGTGTACTTGTCCAAAAGGcatattcttttatttgaaacagAGAATCCACAAAGTTTTATtatcaaatatgattaaatatctGCCGTAACACACAAGGAAACTTAGAGGTTGAAAGGATATAATAGTCAGAGACGCATTCTCGACTTAAAAGCATGGTTTTAGAACATACCATGACTAGTCTTATTTCTCTTACATATAATAAGCTCATATGAAAAACATTACACATGTGTTATGGAATGGAACTATATCTTGTGCATGATAAGATGAGCACCAAACTGTGGGTGAAGGGTGAACACCGTGTAAGGAGCATGGACATAGGAAGGAGAAAGATCAAAAGAGAATATTTGTAGAATCAATGCCATAGCCATCTTTGCCTCCAACATGGCAAAATTTTGGCCTATGCATATCCTTGGCCCCCAAGAAAATGGAATGAAGGAGACTTGACTCTTTGTTGCCTTTGAGATGCCATCTTTGAATCTCTCGGGCTTGAACTCTGCTGCATCGTTACCCCATTGCTGGATGTCGCGTTGGACTAGCATAATAGGTAGAATGATGTTGACGCCACCAGGTAGCGTCACGTCGCCTAGCTTCATCTCTTTGTGAATGGTTCGGGTCATATTGATTACGGGAGGATATAGCCTAAGGACCTCATATAATATCATCGTCATCTGTCAGAAACATTCATCAAAAATCATCATAACACAACCAGAGTACTGAAGTCAcctgaaatttttattttattttgttttacttaCAACTTTGAGTTGGTTCAGGCCTTCTGCATTGGGTTCTTTATCACCAAAAACTTGTTTCACTTCTTCTCTTGCACGAGTCTGCCAGTCTTGGTGTTGGCTTAACAGAATCATTGTCCAAACTAGAAGTACTGAAGTTGTTTCTTGCCCGGCAAAGTAGAACAACTTGCACTCCTCTATCACATCTTCAATGCTCATTCCGTTTCCTTTACCTTGTCCTAAATTTGATTCAAGAAGTGTGCCAAGCAAATCTTGGCTTGGTGCTTCCCCAGCTTCTATCGCCCTTAACCTTTTGTTAACGATCCCTCTCAGTATAGCTTGGCTTTCTCTAGCTGCTGCTTTCATCCTTCTATTACCCTTTGTCGGGAGATAACTACATAGCAAAAGAACAGAGATATGAAACAACATGGTTAGTCAAGCTATAACACCGAGAATTAACCAAAAATGGATAAAGTTCATACTTTTCCAGTTtctattctttttaaaaaaatgtatttattttatattttcatgtaaTGTGTTAAAACTGTATTTGAAAAGAACATATGGCTAGTCAGAGATCTAGACGCCTAGTCTTATAACCAAATAAGTTGAGGTTTTTAATACCTATATCCCGGGATGAAAGCTTTACGAAAAACTTGTATGATGAGCTCAGATAGTTCTGCTTGGAGCTCAAATATCCTCTGTCCTTCCTTATAGCTGCTGCCAAAAGCGGTACGAGAGATCACATCTGCAGTCATACTCATAAGCCAAGGCCAGACGTCCACCTCACAGGATGACCCTTTATCCAAGACTATATTGTCCCATTTGCCAACTAC is a genomic window containing:
- the LOC108813560 gene encoding LOW QUALITY PROTEIN: cytochrome P450 72A15 (The sequence of the model RefSeq protein was modified relative to this genomic sequence to represent the inferred CDS: deleted 1 base in 1 codon) yields the protein MHIYRSKNGHQTIHLSLSLSFLRTKMEASAASVTVSVAIAAVLWWIWRTLKWVWFKPKMLESYLRRQGLVGTPYTLLVGDVKREYSMSVEARSKPIKLTDDIVPRVSPFPFHMLKTYGRTFFTWRGPIPSITITDPEQIKEVLNKIYDFQKPNTFPLSRLVASGLFSYDGDKWAKHRRIINPAFHLEKIKNMVPAFHQSCSEVVGKWDNIVLDKGSSCEVDVWPWLMSMTADVISRTAFGSSYKEGQRIFELQAELSELIIQVFRKAFIPGYSYLPTKGNRRMKAAARESQAILRGIVNKRLRAIEAGEAPSQDLLGTLLESNLGQGKGNGMSIEDVIEECKLFYFAGQETTSVLLVWTMILLSQHQDWQTRAREEVKQVFGDKEPNAEGLNQLKVMTMILYEVLRLYPPVINMTRTIHKEMKLGDVTLPGGVNIILPIMLVQRDIQQWGNDAAEFKPERFKDGISKATKSQVSFIPFSWGPRICIGQNFAMLEAKMAMALILQIFSFDLSPSYVHAPYTVFTLHPQFGAHLIMHKI